The following are encoded in a window of Salegentibacter mishustinae genomic DNA:
- a CDS encoding 3'-5' exonuclease, which yields MLKIFKNKSEDLPKFWQDYEAKFQEKLPTEITETRFVVFDTETTGFDLKKDRMLSIGAVAINKKSIDVADGFEEYISQETFNPKTVKIHGIIQNERIDTLSEEEAVKAFLKYIGNSVLVAHHAGFDIGMINQALFRMGLPKLKNKVLDTVNLYRGTRIISNLINREKSYSLDEIAETYNIDIKDRHTAAGDAFITAIAFLTILGKLNTDRKLNLKKLFRF from the coding sequence ATGCTGAAAATATTCAAAAATAAATCTGAAGATCTTCCGAAGTTCTGGCAGGATTATGAAGCTAAATTCCAGGAAAAGCTTCCAACAGAAATTACCGAAACAAGATTTGTAGTTTTTGACACTGAAACCACAGGATTTGATCTAAAAAAAGACCGAATGCTATCGATTGGTGCTGTGGCTATAAATAAAAAATCTATAGATGTAGCTGACGGGTTCGAAGAATATATTTCGCAGGAAACTTTTAATCCTAAAACCGTGAAAATCCATGGAATTATTCAGAATGAGCGAATAGATACTCTATCTGAAGAAGAAGCGGTAAAAGCTTTTTTAAAATATATCGGGAATTCGGTGCTGGTGGCTCACCACGCAGGGTTTGATATCGGAATGATCAATCAGGCTCTTTTCAGAATGGGGCTACCAAAATTAAAAAACAAAGTTTTAGACACGGTGAATTTATACCGCGGTACCAGAATAATTTCGAATCTTATTAATAGAGAGAAAAGTTATTCTCTAGACGAAATCGCCGAAACTTATAATATTGACATCAAAGATCGCCATACCGCAGCGGGAGATGCTTTTATTACGGCCATTGCTTTTCTAACGATTCTAGGAAAGTTAAATACCGATAGAAAACTGAATTTGAAAAAATTATTTCGATTTTAA